A region from the Oncorhynchus keta strain PuntledgeMale-10-30-2019 chromosome 5, Oket_V2, whole genome shotgun sequence genome encodes:
- the LOC127930016 gene encoding uncharacterized protein LOC127930016 isoform X2 yields the protein MFCGIGEKNRINIKMCSPRDVVGLALPDVTLYNLSMAKLAKHWFKRDAGLEWITVERELSYTLSRRLTGERSVDTLSHSLTGERSVDTLSRSLTGERSVDTLSRSLTGERSVDTLSHSLTGERSVDTLSHSLTGERSVDTLSHSLTGERSVDTLSHRPTGERSVDTLSHSLTGERSVDTLSHSLTGERSVDTLSRSLTGERSVDTLSHSLTGERSVDTLSHSLTGERSVDTLSRSLTGERSVDTLSRSLTGERSVDTLSQFYRAEVCQTPNPILLHSKEVWRTVHKISGISHLKQGYSSLWHNPRLPIGKKSVYWNSSQ from the exons ATGTTTTGTGGGATAGGAGAAAAAAACAGGATTAATATAAAGATGTGCTCACCAAGGGATGTAGTAGGCTTGGCTTTACCAGATGTTACATTGTACAATTTATCAATGGCTAAATTGGCAAAGCATTGGTTCAAAAGGGACGCTGGCTTGGAATGGATAACAGTAGAACGGGAACTAAGTTATACTCTGTCACGTAggcttacaggggagaggtctgttgatactctgtcacatagtcttacaggggagaggtctgttgatactctgtcacgtagtcttacaggggagaggtctgttgatactctgtcacgtagtcttacaggggagaggtctgttgatactctgtcacatagtcttacaggggagaggtctgttgatactctgtcacatagtcttacaggggagaggtctgttgatactctgtcacatagtcttacaggggagaggtctgttgatactctgtcacatcgtcctacaggggagag gtctgttgatacgcTGTCAcatagtcttacaggggagag gtctgttgatactctgtcacatagtcttacaggggagaggtctgttgatactctgtcacgtagtcttacaggggagaggtctgttgatactctgtcacatagtcttacaggggagaggtctgttgatactctgtcacatagtcttacaggggagaggtctgttgatactctgtcacgtagtcttacaggggagag gtctgttgatactctgtcacgtagtcttacaggggagaggtctgttgatacgcTGTCACAGTTTTACAGGGCAGAGGTCTGTCAAACTCCCAACCCAATTTTGTTACACTCAAAAGAGGTCTGGAGAACAGTACACAAGATAAGTGGAATTTCACATCTAAAACAAGGATACTCATCATTGTGGCACAATCCTCGGCTACCGATAGGAAAGAAGTCTGTGTACTGGAACAGTAGCCAATGA
- the LOC127930016 gene encoding uncharacterized protein LOC127930016 isoform X1, translated as MFCGIGEKNRINIKMCSPRDVVGLALPDVTLYNLSMAKLAKHWFKRDAGLEWITVERELSYTLSRRLTGERSVDTLSHSLTGERSVDTLSRSLTGERSVDTLSRSLTGERSVDTLSHSLTGERSVDTLSHSLTGERSVDTLSHSLTGERSVDTLSHRPTGERSVDTLSHSLTGERSVDTLSHSLTGERSVDTLSRSLTGERSVDTLSHSLTGERSVDTLSHSLTGERSVDTLSRSLTGERSVDTLSHSLTGERSVDTLSRSLTGERSVDTLSQFYRAEVCQTPNPILLHSKEVWRTVHKISGISHLKQGYSSLWHNPRLPIGKKSVYWNSSQ; from the exons ATGTTTTGTGGGATAGGAGAAAAAAACAGGATTAATATAAAGATGTGCTCACCAAGGGATGTAGTAGGCTTGGCTTTACCAGATGTTACATTGTACAATTTATCAATGGCTAAATTGGCAAAGCATTGGTTCAAAAGGGACGCTGGCTTGGAATGGATAACAGTAGAACGGGAACTAAGTTATACTCTGTCACGTAggcttacaggggagaggtctgttgatactctgtcacatagtcttacaggggagaggtctgttgatactctgtcacgtagtcttacaggggagaggtctgttgatactctgtcacgtagtcttacaggggagaggtctgttgatactctgtcacatagtcttacaggggagaggtctgttgatactctgtcacatagtcttacaggggagaggtctgttgatactctgtcacatagtcttacaggggagaggtctgttgatactctgtcacatcgtcctacaggggagag gtctgttgatacgcTGTCAcatagtcttacaggggagag gtctgttgatactctgtcacatagtcttacaggggagaggtctgttgatactctgtcacgtagtcttacaggggagaggtctgttgatactctgtcacatagtcttacaggggagaggtctgttgatactctgtcacatagtcttacaggggagaggtctgttgatactctgtcacgtagtcttacaggggagaggtctgttgatactctgtcacatagtcttacaggggagaggtctgttgatactctgtcacgtagtcttacaggggagaggtctgttgatacgcTGTCACAGTTTTACAGGGCAGAGGTCTGTCAAACTCCCAACCCAATTTTGTTACACTCAAAAGAGGTCTGGAGAACAGTACACAAGATAAGTGGAATTTCACATCTAAAACAAGGATACTCATCATTGTGGCACAATCCTCGGCTACCGATAGGAAAGAAGTCTGTGTACTGGAACAGTAGCCAATGA
- the LOC118375052 gene encoding hemoglobin subunit beta-1 — MVEWTDAEKSTISAVWGKVDINEVGPLALGRVLIVYPWTQRYFGSFGDVSTPAAIMGNPKVAAHGKVVCGALDKAVKNMGNILATYKSLSETHANKLFVDPDNFRVLADVLTIVIAAKFGASFTPEIQATWQKFMKVVVAAMGSRYF, encoded by the exons ATGGTTGAATGGACAGACGCAGAGAAGAGCACCATCAGTGCTGTCTGGGGCAAAGTAGATATCAATGAGGTCGGACCACTGGCTCTGGGAAG AGTCCTGATCGTCTACCCCTGGACTCAGCGTTATTTCGGCTCTTTCGGAGATGTGTCCACTCCCGCAGCAATCATGGGCAACCCCAAAGTTGCTGCTCACGGCAAGGTCGTGTGTGGAGCTCTGGATAAAGCTGTGAAGAACATGGGCAACATCTTGGCCACATACAAGTCACTGAGCGAGACCCACGCTAACAAACTCTTCGTCGACCCTGACAATTTCAGG GTGTTGGCTGACGTCCTCACAATTGTCATTGCCGCCAAGTTCGGAGCCTCTTTCACTCCTGAAATCCAGGCAACTTGGCAGAAGTTCATGAAAGTGGTTGTCGCAGCCATGGGCAGTCGGTACTTCTAA
- the LOC118375053 gene encoding hemoglobin subunit alpha-1 → MSLTAKDKSVVKAFWGKIGGKADVLGAEALGRMLTAYPQTKTYFSHWADLSPGSGPVKNHGGIIMGAIGKAVGLMDDLVGGMSALSDLHAFKLRVDPGNFKILSHNILVTLAIHFPSEFTPEVHIAVDKFLAALSAALADKYR, encoded by the exons ATGAGTCTGACAGCAAAGGACAAATCTGTGGTCAAGGCCTTCTGGGGCAAGATTGGTGGAAAGGCAGATGTCCTCGGCGCTGAGGCTTTGGGAAG GATGCTGACTGCTTACCCCCAGACTAAGACCTACTTCTCCCACTGGGCTGACCTGAGCCCCGGCTCTGGGCCAGTCAAGAACCATGGAGGCATCATCATGGGTGCAATTGGTAAAGCAGTCGGACTGATGGACGACCTCGTGGGGGGAATGAGTGCTCTCAGTGATCTGCACGCCTTCAAGCTGCGCGTTGACCCTGGAAACTTCAAG ATCCTGTCCCACAACATCCTTGTGACCCTGGCTATTCACTTCCCTTCTGAATTCACTCCCGAAGTGCACATTGCTGTGGATAAATTCCTTGCAGCCTTGTCCGCTGCCCTGGCTGACAAATACAGATAA
- the LOC118365391 gene encoding hemoglobin subunit beta-1 → MVEWTDAEKSTISAVWGKVDINEVGPLALGRVLIVYPWTQRYFGSFGDVSTPAAIMGNPKVAAHGKVVCGALDKAVKNMGNILATYKSLSETHANKLFVDPDNFRVLADVLTIVIAAKFGASFTPEIQATWQKFMKVVVAAMGSRYF, encoded by the exons ATGGTTGAATGGACAGACGCAGAGAAGAGCACCATCAGTGCTGTCTGGGGCAAAGTAGATATCAATGAGGTCGGACCACTGGCTCTGGGAAG AGTCCTGATCGTCTACCCCTGGACTCAGCGTTATTTCGGCTCTTTCGGAGATGTATCAACTCCCGCAGCAATCATGGGCAACCCCAAAGTTGCTGCTCACGGCAAGGTCGTGTGTGGAGCTCTGGATAAAGCTGTGAAGAACATGGGCAACATCTTGGCCACATACAAGTCACTGAGCGAGACCCACGCTAACAAACTCTTCGTCGACCCTGACAATTTCAGG GTGTTGGCTGACGTCCTCACAATTGTCATTGCCGCCAAGTTCGGAGCCTCTTTCACTCCTGAAATCCAGGCAACCTGGCAGAAGTTCATGAAAGTGGTTGTCGCAGCCATGGGCAGTCGGTACTTCTAA
- the LOC118365392 gene encoding hemoglobin subunit alpha-1, which translates to MSLTAKDKSVVKAFWGKIGGKADVLGAEALGRMLTAYPQTKTYFSHWADLSPGSGPVKNHGGIIMGAIGKAVGLMDDLVGGMSALSDLHAFKLRVDPGNFKILSHNILVTLAIHFPSEFTPRSAHCCG; encoded by the exons ATGAGTCTGACAGCAAAGGACAAATCTGTGGTCAAGGCCTTCTGGGGCAAGATTGGTGGAAAGGCAGATGTCCTCGGCGCTGAGGCTTTGGGAAG GATGCTGACTGCTTACCCCCAGACTAAGACCTACTTCTCCCACTGGGCTGACCTGAGCCCCGGCTCTGGGCCAGTCAAGAACCATGGAGGCATCATCATGGGTGCAATTGGTAAAGCAGTCGGACTGATGGACGACCTCGTGGGGGGAATGAGTGCTCTCAGTGATCTGCACGCCTTCAAGCTGCGCGTTGACCCTGGAAACTTCAAG ATCCTGTCCCACAACATCCTTGTGACCCTGGCTATTCACTTCCCTTCTGAATTCACTCCCCGAAGTGCACATTGCTGTGGATAA
- the LOC118365382 gene encoding hemoglobin subunit beta, protein MVDWTDAERSAIVGLWGKISVDEIGPQALARLLIVSPWTQRHFSTFGNLSTPAAIMGNPAVAKHGKTVMHGLDRAVQNLDDIKNTYTALSVMHSEKLHVDPDNFRLLADCITVCVAAKLGPTVFSADIQEAFQKFLAVVVSALGRQYH, encoded by the exons ATGGTCGACTGGACAGATGCTGAGCGCAGTGCCATCGTAGGCCTGTGGGGAAAGATCAGCGTGGATGAGATCGGACCCCAGGCCCTGGCCAG ACTTCTGATCGTGTCTCCATGGACTCAGAGGCACTTTAGCACCTTCGGCAACCTTTCAACACCCGCTGCCATCATGGGTAACCCCGCCGTGGCCAAGCACGGAAAGACCGTGATGCACGGACTGGACAGAGCGGTGCAGAACCTGGATGACATCAAGAACACCTATACTGCACTGAGTGTGATGCACTCAGAGAAACTGCACGTGGATCCCGACAACTTCAGG CTCCTCGCCGACTGCATCACCGTGTGCGTGGCCGCCAAGCTCGGTCCCACCGTTTTCAGTGCTGATATTCAGGAAGCCTTCCAGAAGTTCCTGGCTGTCGTTGTGTCCGCTCTTGGCAGACAGTACCACTAG
- the LOC118365394 gene encoding hemoglobin subunit alpha-4-like, whose product MSLSAKDKTNVKAIWGKILPKSDEIGEQALSRMLVVYPQTKAYFSHWASVAPGSPPVKKHGITIMNQIDDCVGNLDDLFGFLTKLSELHATKLRVDPTNFKILAHNLIVVIAAYFPAEFTPEIHLSVDKFLQQLALALAEKYR is encoded by the exons ATGAGTCTCTCAGCCAAGGACAAAACCAACGTGAAGGCCATCTGGGGCAAGATCCTCCCTAAATCCGATGAGATTGGAGAACAGGCTCTTTCCAG GATGCTTGTCGTCTACCCTCAGACCAAGGCCTACTTCTCCCACTGGGCTTCCGTGGCCCCCGGTTCCCCTCCAGTGAAGAAGCACGGCATCACCATCATGAATCAGATCGATGACTGTGTTGGCAACTTGGACGATCTCTTTGGTTTCTTGACCAAACTCAGTGAACTGCACGCCACCAAGCTGAGGGTGGATCCCACCAACTTCAAG ATCCTGGCACACAACCTGATTGTGGTCATTGCCGCCTACTTCCCTGCGGAATTTACCCCCGAGATTCACCTGTCCGTGGACAAGTTCCTGCAGCAACTGGCTCTGGCCCTGGCCGAGAAGTACCGCTAA